Proteins encoded together in one Streptomyces sp. B1I3 window:
- the rph gene encoding rifamycin-inactivating phosphotransferase, with the protein MTGQYVFDLQEVDEMQVAAVGGKGAHLGGLSRIEGIRVPGGFCVTTDAFRRIVAKAPSIDDRLDQLSRLDPDDQEAIHTLSAQIRRTIEGIAIPGDLAVAITRALARLGEQAAYAVRSSATAEDLPTASFAGQQDTYLNVVGPTAILQHVSRCWASLFTERAVTYRRRNGIDHRTVHMAVVVQRMVFPHAAGILFTADPVTGNRKVATVDAGFGLGEALVSGLVNPDVFKVRDGAVVAKAIAAKQRAVHALPAGGTQEVAIDSQRQEQPALTDAQVVQLVQLGRRIEAHFGRPQDIEWCLVDDSFQIVQSRPITTLFPVPETGDQENHVYVSVGHGQMMTDPMKPLGLSMWQLTAMVAMHEAGGRLFVDVTRRLASPASRTGLLDAMGRGDPLVRDALETVLDRDGFVPSLPDAGPGRPSAGGPAAPIETDPAIVTELVERSQMSVAALERDIRTKTGPALFDYLLEAFEEHKRVLSDPLNLQVVMAGMEATWWLNDKLQEWLGEKNAADTLTLSAPDNVTSEMGLALLDVADVIRPLPEVVAFLQNVEDEGFLDELAKPAGGTEARDAIEAYLDRYGMRCVGEIDITRPRWRERPTTLVPVILDNVRIFEPGAAKRRFEQGLQKAQKKEQDVLSRLRDLPDGDQKADETKRMIDRVRTFIGYREYPKYGVINRYFIYKQALLQEAERLVQANVLPEKEDIFYLTFQELHDVVRSNQVDDQLIRLRKETFRSYHALTPPRVLTSDGEAVTGAYRRADVPAGALIGLPVSAGTIEGRARVILDMAEADLEAGDILVTTFTDPSWSPLFVAIAGLVTEVGGLMTHGAVIAREYGLPAVVGVEQATRLIRDGQRIRVHGTEGYVEILP; encoded by the coding sequence ATGACCGGACAGTACGTGTTCGATCTTCAAGAAGTTGACGAGATGCAGGTCGCGGCCGTCGGTGGCAAGGGCGCGCACCTGGGCGGGCTGTCGCGGATCGAAGGGATCCGCGTACCGGGTGGCTTCTGCGTGACTACGGACGCCTTCCGGCGGATCGTGGCGAAAGCGCCGTCGATCGACGACCGGCTCGATCAACTGTCGCGCTTGGACCCGGACGACCAGGAGGCGATCCACACACTCAGCGCGCAGATTCGTCGGACCATCGAAGGGATCGCCATTCCGGGCGATCTCGCGGTGGCGATCACCCGCGCGCTCGCCCGGCTCGGCGAGCAAGCCGCCTACGCCGTACGATCCAGCGCGACAGCAGAGGACCTGCCGACGGCCTCCTTCGCCGGCCAGCAGGACACGTATCTCAACGTCGTGGGGCCGACGGCGATCCTCCAGCACGTCAGCCGGTGCTGGGCCTCGCTGTTCACCGAGCGGGCCGTAACCTACCGTCGGCGGAACGGCATCGACCACCGTACGGTCCACATGGCCGTGGTCGTGCAGCGGATGGTCTTCCCGCATGCGGCCGGCATCCTGTTCACGGCAGACCCCGTCACGGGCAACCGGAAGGTCGCCACCGTGGACGCCGGCTTCGGCCTCGGCGAGGCTCTGGTCTCCGGCCTGGTGAACCCGGACGTCTTCAAGGTGCGAGACGGCGCAGTCGTCGCCAAGGCGATCGCCGCCAAACAGCGGGCCGTTCACGCCCTGCCGGCCGGTGGTACGCAGGAAGTGGCGATCGACTCGCAGCGGCAGGAGCAGCCGGCGCTGACGGATGCGCAGGTCGTGCAGCTCGTGCAGCTCGGGCGGCGGATCGAAGCGCACTTCGGCCGCCCGCAGGACATCGAATGGTGTCTGGTCGATGACAGTTTCCAGATTGTTCAGAGCCGGCCGATCACGACGCTGTTCCCCGTCCCCGAGACCGGCGACCAGGAGAATCACGTCTACGTCTCCGTCGGCCATGGGCAGATGATGACCGATCCCATGAAGCCCCTGGGGCTTTCCATGTGGCAGCTGACGGCCATGGTGGCGATGCACGAGGCCGGTGGAAGGCTCTTCGTCGACGTCACCCGGCGCCTGGCCTCACCCGCGAGCCGCACCGGCCTCCTGGACGCCATGGGGAGAGGCGATCCGCTGGTCCGGGACGCGCTGGAGACCGTTCTCGACCGCGACGGTTTCGTTCCGTCGCTCCCGGACGCGGGTCCCGGCCGGCCGTCGGCCGGCGGTCCGGCGGCCCCGATCGAGACCGATCCGGCCATCGTCACCGAACTGGTCGAACGAAGCCAGATGTCCGTCGCCGCCCTGGAGCGTGACATCCGGACGAAGACCGGACCGGCACTGTTCGACTACCTACTGGAGGCCTTCGAGGAGCACAAGCGAGTCCTCAGTGATCCGCTGAACCTTCAGGTGGTCATGGCGGGGATGGAGGCCACGTGGTGGCTCAACGACAAGCTGCAGGAGTGGCTGGGGGAGAAGAACGCGGCTGACACGCTGACGCTGTCCGCCCCCGACAACGTCACGTCGGAGATGGGACTCGCGCTGCTCGACGTCGCGGACGTGATCCGCCCGCTGCCGGAGGTGGTGGCGTTCCTGCAGAACGTCGAGGACGAGGGCTTCCTGGACGAGCTGGCGAAGCCGGCGGGCGGGACCGAAGCGCGCGACGCCATAGAGGCCTACCTCGACCGGTACGGCATGCGTTGCGTCGGCGAGATCGACATCACGAGGCCACGTTGGCGTGAGCGCCCCACCACGCTCGTGCCCGTGATCCTCGACAATGTCAGGATCTTCGAGCCGGGCGCCGCGAAGCGGCGCTTCGAGCAAGGGCTGCAGAAGGCGCAGAAGAAGGAACAGGACGTGCTGTCACGCTTGCGGGACCTGCCGGACGGAGACCAGAAAGCCGACGAGACCAAGCGGATGATCGACCGGGTCAGAACCTTCATCGGATACCGGGAGTACCCGAAGTACGGCGTCATCAACCGCTACTTCATCTACAAGCAGGCCCTGTTGCAGGAGGCCGAGCGCCTCGTGCAGGCCAACGTGCTTCCGGAGAAGGAGGACATCTTCTACCTCACGTTCCAGGAACTCCACGACGTCGTGCGCTCGAACCAGGTGGATGACCAGCTCATCCGGCTGCGCAAGGAGACGTTCCGGTCGTACCACGCGCTCACACCGCCCCGGGTGCTCACATCGGATGGTGAGGCCGTCACCGGGGCGTACCGGCGCGCCGACGTGCCGGCCGGTGCCCTGATCGGCCTACCGGTTTCCGCCGGGACCATCGAGGGAAGAGCCCGCGTCATCCTTGACATGGCAGAGGCCGATCTGGAAGCGGGCGACATCCTGGTCACGACCTTCACGGACCCCAGCTGGTCACCGCTGTTCGTCGCCATCGCGGGCCTGGTGACGGAGGTGGGCGGCCTGATGACCCATGGCGCAGTGATCGCCCGGGAGTACGGCTTGCCGGCCGTCGTCGGCGTGGAGCAGGCCACCCGGTTGATCCGGGACGGGCAGCGGATCCGCGTACACGGAACCGAGGGGTACGTCGAAATACTGCCGTGA